ACACAGCTCATTCCCGCTATATTTAGCTTGACTTTTAAAGGCATATCAAAGCTCCTTTATAACGTCAAATCCCAGATCAGCCATTTCTGATTTAAATTTCTCTACATCGCCATCTTTTATATCAAGGCTTACTTGTCTTGGCTCTTTGCTAAGATCGACTTTTATCTCGCCAAAGTCATCTTCAAGTGCGTTTTTTATAGTATTTGCGCAGTTTTGGCAATGCACGTTATTTACCTCAAATGTTTTCATATTATCTCCTTTATCATGTGGTCGTATTCGTGTAAATTTATGATCTTTTTGGTGTTAAATTTAAAGCCAAGGCTCTCGTAAAATTTACGAACTTTTGGCTTATTTACATCAACTATCAGCGAGACCTTTTTATGTCCTAGCTCTTTTGCTTTGGCAAATGAGTGCAAGATAAGCTCTTTTGCAAGACCTTGGCCTCTAAATTTCTCATCCACAGCGATGCTATCTATATAAAACTCATCATCAAAGCACTCTTTTTCTACCTTGGCATCTTTGCCAAGCGCCTTTAGATGCTGTGAAATTTCTCTATCAAGCTGCCATGCGTCGCCACCAAAGTAAGCGCACATCGCAGCGATGATCACGTCGTCACGTTTATAGACATAGACATTTTTATAGCTAAGTCTGTTTGTCTCGCTTTCAAAAAATTTCTCCAAAATTTCATCGCTTTTTATAGGATCGTCGTAGCCACTTAGCTTGTAGGCGATATCCTCCATCGCTAAATTTAGTAGTTTTATGCAGATTTTTGCATCTTGTTTTTGAGCATTTTTTATCATGGCATGATTATATGCCTTTAGCTTAAATTTTTACCAAATATTATTTTCAAATTTACAAATCAGGCGCTTTAACAGGCAAACTAAAAATGTTTTAAAAAAGTATAAAATTTTTTTAGTTATAATCCGTAAAAAATTTATTTAAGGATATTTATGGGACGAGCATTTGAGTACCGAAGAGCGGCAAAAGAAGCTAGATGGGATAAGATGAGCAAGGTATT
Above is a window of Campylobacter concisus DNA encoding:
- a CDS encoding heavy-metal-associated domain-containing protein translates to MKTFEVNNVHCQNCANTIKNALEDDFGEIKVDLSKEPRQVSLDIKDGDVEKFKSEMADLGFDVIKEL
- a CDS encoding GNAT family N-acetyltransferase, which translates into the protein MIKNAQKQDAKICIKLLNLAMEDIAYKLSGYDDPIKSDEILEKFFESETNRLSYKNVYVYKRDDVIIAAMCAYFGGDAWQLDREISQHLKALGKDAKVEKECFDDEFYIDSIAVDEKFRGQGLAKELILHSFAKAKELGHKKVSLIVDVNKPKVRKFYESLGFKFNTKKIINLHEYDHMIKEII